The genomic region ACGAGCTTCACTGCGCTGGATCCGATGTCGACCCCTACTATGTCCTTCTTCTTTGAGAAAAGCATCGCGTGGTCCTATTCCCGCTAATCCTGAAATACCTTGTTCTTGTCGGAGAGTGAAAAGCCAAGGGCAAGCAGGATCTTGCGCTTGGTTTCCATCCTGCAATCCTCTCCCCGCTCGATCCGGTCGATGGTGATAGGCGACACACCCGCAAGGCGCGCCAACTCCGCCTTGCTCATCAGTCGCTCTTCCCGCAGTTTTTTGACGCTATTCATGATCATGGTAGGCACCGGTTAAGACAGACATAACAAATTTTGCTAAAGATCTACACTAAAAGAAAGAAAAGTCAAGAAATTAATTCAAGTTATATGTAATTATATTGCAAAGAGGTACAGCAACATCTCTGAGAGTTATCGCTGCCTCGGATGCGGCGACTGCATAAAGCGGTTCGTGATCAGTGCAGTGAAATTCGGGTTGCAAAACAGAAACGCCCCCTGGATGGGGAGGGCGGTCATGTGAAGGCTAGGGGCAAAACGGTGATCAGTAGGCGTAAAGTACTGACAGTCGGGCCTTTTCGCGGGATCCAACCTCTTCCCGGACCCCCTGCACGGAAAGGTTGTACATGGCGGGTACGTGTCGCGGACGGACGATCTGGTCATTACTGGTGACCGAGCCTCCCGGGTCGAGCAGATCGTTGCCGCTGGAGTCGGAGTTGCCTGGCGTTGTATCGATTATCTTGGAGGTGACCACGAACCCTTTTGCCGGCGCCTCCCCGGCCAGGCGGAAAGAAACGTCCGGGGCCTGCGCGGGGTCGGTGGAAGCCTGGGCCGTGCTGCACTTGTTCCAGCGGTCAGCAGGTTCTTCCAGCTTTTGCTTCAGGCAGTCGGTGGCCTGCAGTTGCAGCTCGATCGACGAGTAGTCGTCCTTCAGATCGTCTAAGGACCACGACTGGAACAGCCTGGGCACGATCTCCGCCGTCAGGAGTTCCACCCCCCCCTGCGCCGCCGCGAGGGAACTGCGGTAGCGCTTTTGGCTGCCCGAAACACGGGTCTCGGCCGTGATGATGGTGAGCAGCGTCAGCGCGATCACCAGCGTCAGCATGGTAAGCATCAGTGCCGTTATCAGCGCCGCCCCTCCCTCAGAGCGAAGGATTGCCATGCTCCCCTCCCCTGCTACAGGTTTTTGGGCTGCACCACGATGGTGTAGAGCCTCCAGCGGTAGTTGCGCCAGTTGCGGCCGAAGGTGGCGGCCATTTTGCTCGAGCTCCAGATGCTCCCGTAGGCGTCATCCGGGTTCTCCATCAGGTCCCGGTCGCCAACGATGACAGCCCGCTCAGAATCCGCGACGGGGTAACTATAGCTGTCGTCCCTTCGTCCCTGCTGCGCGAGAATGTAGACCCGGATCTCCTTCAGCTGATCTCGTGTTTTCAGCGCGTCCAGTTCTTCGAGGTCGAGGTGATAATCTATTTCGCCATCCCCGTTGGTGTCTACGGGAAGCACCACCTGCATGTCAGCTACACAGTCGAGAATCGGAACTGTCTCCCGCGGCAAATGTGGAGGGTCTGGGTTTCCGTGTGTGATTACCGCCTTGTAGAGAACGCCGGTCCCCGATGCGCAGTTCGGAGACATCTCATCGGGACGGCTGATATAGTAGTCGGCCCTATTGAACGGGAATCGGAGCGGCAACGTGTCGTCTTTTTCGGGCTTGTCTACCCCGTAGACCAAGAAGTTGTCGCCAGGATCCTTTGGGGAAAAATCTGCAGGAAACGGTTTGACATAGGAAACGGAGAAACCTGCTTCTCCCGGCTGCTTAAACACCAGCTCCCGAACGCCTCTCCCGCCAGCCATTCCGCTTTTGAGTGCGATGACGCGGTCCTTATCCTGAAAGGGTTGACTCTCCGCATCCCGTGGAGGAATCACTACCGTGGTGGTGTAGTTCAGGTAGCCCCACGCCCGGGAAACCTTGTTCGTCCCCAGAGCCGTCGCCTTGAGCACCAGATAATCGGAACCGTTGTAAGCGACGTTGTTGCCGACCCGGTACGCCCTAGGTATGTAGCGGTCATCGTCGTAAGTACTATCGTTAAATAGCGAAGGTTTCGCTTGTGGACACCCGTCCAAGCAGTTATAAACGAACTTTAAGTGGTCAGGAGCCTCGGTGTAGCTGAAGTAGGACGTGCTGCCTTTGGCGTCGGAGGGTATGTTCCAGAAAAGTCCGAGCCCCCCCAATTCTATGTCGCGGCGCATGACTTCCAGTCCAATGAGCCCTCCGATATCAGTTTCGGCACTCTTAATCAACTGCGCTGAGCCGCGGACCATCCTGGAAAAGGACACGCTGATCAGAGTCATTACGACTGAAAAGATCAGCATCACCACCATCAACTCGACAATTGTGTAACCTCGCGCGGCGTTGTTGCTCCTCTTACTCATCGGACCTCCTGGTTCTCAGAGTGAAAATCTCATGGCTGAAGCGCTCCCCATTGACCGTCCACGACACAGTCACCCTGAGCTTCTTCGCAGAGCCCCCCGCCGGACCGATGCCTTCTACCACCTTGTCGATCACGAAGCGAACCTTAACTCCACCGAGCGTTTTGTTTACCTCCTCCTTTTTGTTGGTGATTTCCTCGTACTTGGACCTGCGCAAGTCGTGCATTTGCTCCTCAGCGATTTGGACCGCGTCCTCCCGCATCCGGTCGCGCACGCTTTGCCTATACCCCAACTGCAGCGACTGCAATAACCCAAGGAGCCCGACAGTGAGCACCAGCATCGCCATCAGCATCTCTATCAAGGTGAAGCCAGGGCTAATTGACTGTGATGTCGCTTTTGCAGTCATCGCCGTCCCCTTTTTTGATACTGATCCTTGTGGAGGATATCTTGATGCTGTCCACCCCACCCGTGCCGGAACAGTCCTCAAGGCAGATTGTGCCTTCTGAGCTTTCGTCAGCGTTGAGGACGCCCCACGGCTCAAACTCAATTACATATGGATACTTATTTTTCGGAACCCAAACTACCGGAAAACGTAGCGGATAGCTCTGCATCGGCTGGACGCCGCTGGTGTCGTCCAGGTGAGTGGAGTACAGCTCGAAGCGGTCGCGGTAAACCTTGACCCTGGTCCCTCTTCTCTGGCAGATGGCGTCGACGCGTGCCTTCTGAATCTCGGAGAAGAGAAACCTTGTCTGGGCCTCGGCCCGGTAGCGTTTCTGGTAGGCGTTAAAGCTGAGCGTCCCGATGGCGTAGAGGATGGAGAGGATGCCAATTATCATGAGCAGCTCAATCAGTGAGAAGCCGCGCGAACGCATCGCAATCCCTCCGCCACTAAACTGCACACCGCCTGCGCGGGCACAGTCAAAATTTGAACTTTCCAATATTAGCATCAAGGCCGAGAAAAAAAAGGAGAGGTGGATATTTCGGGAACCGGCGGAGGAAGCAGGTTTAGGCCGAAAAAAGAAAGACCCTCTCGTGAAAGAGGGTCTTGTGAGGATGGAAAACCATGGGAAGAAGGCGGCTCAGCCGGGAGCCGTCGTCGCCTCAGTAAGAATAGAAGACGGTGAGTTCAGCCTTTTCCTTGGAGTTGGTGGTGCTCTCCCCCTCGGTCTCGATGCGGTAGATGGCTGGTTGGTGCATGGGGTCGACGGCGGGACTGCTGCCGGTAACTCCAGCTCCGCTGTCCAAATTGAGCACGCCGGACATGTCGGAGTTGCCGGGCTTGCTGTCCACGATCTTCGCATAAACCTGGTAGCCGGTGCCCGTGGTCCCCGGGAGCTTGAAGGTCATGTCCCACCCCGTTTTCGGGTCCAAGCTCGTGCTGCCGGCGCCGCAGGCGGTCCAGTTTCCCGTAGGCGAAGTGAGCTTTTGCTTCAGGCATTCGTTGGAAGAAGTGTCGAGTTCGATGGCAGCGAACTGCGAGGTTAGCGTCGCCTTGGGATCGGGAGTGTCACTGAACAGCATAGGGATGATCTCCTTGGCTATCAGTTGCACCCCGCCGTGCGCCGCCTCCAGCGAGTTTTTGTACCGCTTGTGGGCTCCGGAGATCTTCGTCTGCATCAGCACGAGCTGCAGCAGTGCCATCACCATCCCCAAGGAGATGAGCGTCAGCATAAGCGAGGTAACCAGCGCCACCCCCTTTTCGTTTTTCAGGATCTTCATCCCCACTTCTCCTTCTCCGAGCGCTACTGGGCCAGATTCTTGGGGCGTATCACCATTGTGTATATTTTCCACCGGTAGTTTCTCCAATTGCTGCTAAAAAGGGTGCTCATTTCGCTGGAGGTAAGGGTACGCCCCGATGAAGCCTTGTTCGGGTCCCCGACATGTATGCTGTCGCCGGGATACCGGTAGCTTTTGTCCATCTTCCCCTCGTGCGTGAGGATGTAGATGCGGATGTTTTTGAGGTGCAGGCGCATTTCCTCTGCAGTTTTCGCTGTCAGAAGGGCAGGAGGAAGATGAGTTACGATCCCGTCATCATTGGGGTCGTATTCGAAGTCGACCTGCATGTCACCTATGCAATCCATGAGCGGATAGGGGGTCTCGAAACCTCCGGTGGCATGGCTCACCATATCCTTGTAAAGGATTCCGGTGCCTGGGTTGCAGTTGGTTGGCATCCCGCTGTCGGGTCGGGTGACGTAGTAGTCGGTCCTGTTGTACGGCATACGCAAGGCAGAGGCGGCCGCCGACCTGATCCCGTAGGCAACTACGATGTCGGCAGGCGAGGCGGGCTTGAAGGCGTCCCCGGCAGGCATCGCGCCAGTTCCGGTCAAGTTCAGCTCGAAGTTGTCTGCGCCATCTTGGAGCAGTATCTTTTTTTCCTTCCCGTCGGTGGTGAAGGTGGAGAGGACGGTGATGATCCGATCGTTGGAGCTCAGGTTATCACCGTTGTCCCAATGCTTCATGTAGCTCAGGTTCGATGAACTGTCGGCGGAGTAGTTCACGTAGCTCCATTTTCTAGCCGAGTCATCGAGGGAAGAGACGGTGGAGCGTATGACCAGATAATCCGGGCCTCCGGCGGCGTTGGTAACAGCCGTATGGTTGACCTCCTTTGTGGCGGTCCCGGCGGCAAAAGGCTGGATGTTTTTCGCCCGCGTGGCATTAAGGGTTGTGGAATCGAAGCCGTCCAGCGGCGCGTTAGCATCCGCTATCAGTTCATGGTCGGTGGTCCCGCCGAGATTGCGGAACTTTATCTCCGAAGAGTAGTTCTGGAAGGTCCAGGCAACGCCGTAGCCTGCATGCTCGATGTCGTACCTGAGCATCTCAAGCCCCACAACCCCTTCGAAGTTACTCTGCGCGGACCTCGACTGCTGCCCGGTCGTAGCGATCACCCGTTCGAATCCATATCCGGCCATGGCCATGATGACCACGAATATCCCCATGGCGACGATTAATTCAACCAGTGTGAAGCCCTTGCTGTTTGCCATGTCAGTTCCCGTCCGCGTTATAGGTCCGCATCGCCTGTACTTCGTACTGGTAAGGAACCTGCTTATGAGTCCAACCGACGTTGACCGTCAATTGGTAACTGGACGTATTCAGCACCTTCGTCGCCCTCCTGGTGACGTTGTAGGTGCTGCCTCCACCCCGTATCCGGCTGGTGACCGACTTGGAATCGGAGGTGATCTGGGCTGACTCCGGGCGGCGGAAAAGATCCGCCATCTGTTCCTCTCCGATCAATACAGCCTCGTCCCTCAACAGGTTTTTGAGGTTGTAGGAGGTGGCCACCCCCATCGCCTGCACCAGTCCCAGCAGGCCGACCAGTACGATGACGATGGAGACCATCACCTCGATCAGCGTGAAGCCGTCCTTATTTAGTTTCGATGTCGCTTGTCTGGCAATTGGTTCCATTTCTTTTTCCTATTTGCACCCGCGTTGTGTTGAAGACGATGGCGTCGATGGTGGCTTCGTTTCCTGCCGGTCCTACGCAAACGACAGCACCGTCGTCGACCCCTTCCAACACCCCCCTGCCGGTGAACACCAGAGGGTCAGGAACATTAGTCAGCGCCAGCGGATAACTGAGCGACTTGGTCTGTACGGGGCTCACGGTGGAGACCTCCGAGGAGTAGACCGAAAAGGTGGAGGAGGTGAACTTCACCGCGCGCTTGCGCTTCTCGAACAGCGCCTCGCTGCGGATCTTGGTCAAATCCGACATCATCACCCGGGTCTGTCCCTCTATCGCCGACTTGACGGAGTACTTCTTGAACTCCAAGGTGGCGAGGGAGAGGAGAACGGTGAGAATCCCCATGATGACGATCAGCTCCACCAGGGAGAACCCTGTTTCTCGGCGTCTTTTTGACGGTTCGGCCATCGAGATGGTCCTTTTCCTTTAGAGCGTCAGTGCTCCAGGATGTGCAAGATCCGTTTCACCGGCTTCAGGTTCGCGTTGGTCACGATCGGTGAGGGGTCACCCGGTGGCTTTCCTACCATGGAGTAGCTTTTTCCCGGCGGTGGTGTGTACCCCGCCGGGTTCACCTGCGGGTCCTGCGGGGTGAGCGGCGGGACGAACGTGCCGTTTTTGTCGCGGCAGCCGATGGCATCCTTCAGGTGTATCTCCTGGAAGGCGCCAGTGGAGAGCTGCACCAGTGCTATGGCATCCCCTATCTGGCTGCATTTGGGAACGTCGCCCGAGTTGTACTGCAAGGCGTACATGTACGACTTCCCTCCAAAGCTGCAGGGGTCGGTGGTAGGAGCGAAGGTGGTGTAGTAAACCACCCCGTTCCCTATCGCGGTCGGGTCGGCGATCATCCTCTCCGCGCCGAACTGGTGCGTGGTGTCGACCGGCGCGAGGTTGATGTACCACCCGTCGTTGGTCACCGTGCTGAAGGAGGTGGACTGGTTGGTCATGTTGGACAGGCTCTTCTTGGTGGTGCAGGTCGGGGTGAGCCCGTCCTTGGTGGCGTCGTAGCAAGGCTCCTTGAGGGCTGCGACCAGCCTGGTGGCGTCGTTGTCGTCCTGGCTGTAGTAGTACCTCCCCGAGCCGAAGTAGAGCCAGAGGTTATGGTTCACGCGGTCCTGCAGCCTGGTCACGTTGGTGGTCACGGGCCCGATGCCGTCGATCACCTTGCTGAGCTTCCAGGTAGTGGGGTCGGGGTTCTCTCCGGTCATCAGGCGCAGCACCCCGCCGGTCCAGGAGGTGCCGGAGAGCTGGCTGTAGCCCATGTAGAGCGCGTCGTCCTGGTAGTGACCGGGTGCGTTCCTGTTCCACCGGTCGGTGTCGACCACGGAGTTGTTGATGGTCCCGGCAAAGGCGTTAGTGAGCTGCGTCCCGTCGGTTAGCGTATCGATGGTGGCGGCTACGGTCCCGTCGGCCAGGTTAAGCACGTAGATGGTCAGCTTCTGGTCGCTAGTCGCCTTGAACCGGTGCAGCGCGGTGTCGATCGGTCCGGTCGGTCCGGAAGCAAGGACGGCAAACCACTTGCCGTTCTTGGTCAGATCCGGGGTCACCCCGTCAGCTTTCCTGGCGCTGATCTTCACCAGCGCAGCACCGTTGGTGGAGAAGCCGAGGCCCGGCTTGCCGAACTCCCACAAAAGCGAAGGGCTGTTGGGATTGGTTATGTCGAGGGCGAAGTAAGAGGAGTAGCCGACCCCAAGGCTGCCGTTAGCCGGGTCCGTGATCGGGGTTTCCACGCAGGTGGTCCCTTTGCACCCGCTTCCCGCGATCTTCGACGCGCCTCCAAGCCCCATGCTGGAGATGAGGACGGTGCGCCAGTTGGTCCCGTTCTCTACGTCCCTGGTGCAGTCCCAGTAGTTGCTGGTGCAGCCTGCCGGTCTCCCCATGGTGACGTCGTTGATCGTGGTGTTGCCGTCGACGTAGTAAATGTGGTTGTAAGCGGGGTCCGCGTTGTACCTGAGGTAAGGGAGCGCGTTCTTCGGGATGAAGGACCACTGCTCCTCGCCCAGCCCCTCGCCGGAAAGCTTCGCTTTGCGGTCGCCGGAAGCGCTGACGTCCAGAAGCCCCAGCTTGAAGGCATGCAGCATCCCGTCGTTCGCCCCCACGTACACCATGCCGCGGCTGGTGTAGGAGGAGGTGTAGATGTACCCCTTCCTCGTGTAGTCGTCCCCGTAAGACTTGTCGCCGTACCCTCTCGGCGGAAGCATGTTGTAGACGTTTTGCTTCACCGACGACTGCAGCCTCGGGGTCGAGGAGACGATGTCCCCCAGGCGCCAGGTGCCGGTGACGCCGCCAATGTTGACGGTCCGGCTGCGGAAGCCGCTTTGGTCGGTGCCCGAGATGTAGGAGACTATCTTGTCCGCCTCGGTCTTGTTCGCCGCCTGCAGCAGTCGCTGGATGTTCGTGTCCGTGGTATCCAGGCCGGTGAAGCTGGTGAGGCTCCCGTCGAGCTGGGTGTAGATTGTCCTCGAAGAGGAGCGGCTCCAGAGCTGCTTGCCGGCCTTCCAGATGCTCTTGACGCTGTCGGCGTCGATCTCGTCCACAGGGGTGTAGGAATCGGCAACGCCATCAGCGTTGGTGTCCAGATCAGGCTTGCCGTCCCCCCTGGCGTCGGAGTAGCGCTTGACCAGCGTCTTCGCCTGGTCGGTGTTGAAGTAGAAGTTGATCACCTTGTCCGTGCCGAGGTTCAGGAAGTGAGCTGGGGCCGGGCTCGCCGGCACGTAGTCGCTGTCCTCGCGGATGGAGGAGTTCTTGATGAAGGGGTCGACGTAGTACCACATGTTGTGCATCTCGCCGATCCAGTCGGCGGAGGTCTGGTCGTCGAAGTACTTCCTGGGGTGGAACACGGCCTGCAGGATGTTGGCCCCGCTCCCCTCGCTGTTGCTGAGGATGGAGGCGGCAGTACCCGAGGAGACGCGCGCAAGGATGTCGTTGAACGCCTTCTGCAGCGACGCGGCGAGAAGTCCACCGTCGGAGGCCTCGTAGAAGGTATCAGGGATCCCGTTGCCGTCCTGGTCCCACTTGGCGACCTTGTCCGGCTTCCCGGTCGAATCGTAGTCGTTGAAGCCGCCGTACTTGGCCGTCTTCTTCAGAAGGTCCCGGCCAACGGCAGAGTCGTCGAAGGCGAAGACCGTATAGATGGTGAGGTTCTGCTTCCCGGGGATATCGCTCTTGCCGAGGGTTGCCGAGCGCATGTCCGTCAGGTGCGACCAGTAAGCAACCCCTTCGAGGTAGTAGGTCCCTTCGTCGGTGTTGGCACTGGAGTTGTACTGGCTGGCATACCCCTCCTGGGTTGCGATGCTGTCCATCCAGGTCTTCACGTTGAAGCTGCTGTCGGTCACTTTCCCTGAGAAGTTGGTCGACCCCCCCGGGATGTTCTGGTCCTTGGTCGACTCCCCGTCGGTGAGGATCA from Citrifermentans bremense harbors:
- a CDS encoding Ig-like domain-containing protein, translating into MKRLLVVLFTLVTLAWSAGVAQADPTIVDTSPDNGAVNVDPITLNEIWVEFNDFTMDKNSFTGSNAGRVSVDNGATYTVSKVDGDWPWNSGDFIKITLTKDLNYSTTYTVSIDSRVKNRDGDQMGTKYVFSFTTKAKPSTDTTPPVIESTSPVSSAVDVPVTAAITATFSEVMDTATINSTNFKINNGAVAGTVTLDASGKVATFTPSSNLGSFTTYTATVTTGVRDAAGNALASDYSWNFRTMAVDNVRPTVTAVSPIAGATGVDPAAVVTATFSEAMSDTTITSANVTVSGGVTGTVSYDPGTWTLSFAPSVPLANGTNYTVTISTGVTDLAGNAMASAKSWTFTTRAAATPPPLNDYCQIPPYVTSTNNMVKPNVLLVVDNSGSMYEFAYKNPNTGNSSYDTSYNPAKSYYGYFDEKKMYLYSGGAFVPDTSASTVTDTTQFLSGNFLNWLTMRRVDVVRKVLVGGKMTPRVGTGRYLYPAADPDRDFYKSYNNVKYTIQSGASTEVIKDTTHNVTYNLKIAIGDEGSNQDEGLVPKYSNLISFGIMFYNDGYKYENSINNVRDGGYVAADLGTTGSDLVTKIESTDPTTWTPLGETLYEATRYFQAGASAYNGGTYSGKDPITYACQKNFVLILTDGESTKDQNIPGGSTNFSGKVTDSSFNVKTWMDSIATQEGYASQYNSSANTDEGTYYLEGVAYWSHLTDMRSATLGKSDIPGKQNLTIYTVFAFDDSAVGRDLLKKTAKYGGFNDYDSTGKPDKVAKWDQDGNGIPDTFYEASDGGLLAASLQKAFNDILARVSSGTAASILSNSEGSGANILQAVFHPRKYFDDQTSADWIGEMHNMWYYVDPFIKNSSIREDSDYVPASPAPAHFLNLGTDKVINFYFNTDQAKTLVKRYSDARGDGKPDLDTNADGVADSYTPVDEIDADSVKSIWKAGKQLWSRSSSRTIYTQLDGSLTSFTGLDTTDTNIQRLLQAANKTEADKIVSYISGTDQSGFRSRTVNIGGVTGTWRLGDIVSSTPRLQSSVKQNVYNMLPPRGYGDKSYGDDYTRKGYIYTSSYTSRGMVYVGANDGMLHAFKLGLLDVSASGDRKAKLSGEGLGEEQWSFIPKNALPYLRYNADPAYNHIYYVDGNTTINDVTMGRPAGCTSNYWDCTRDVENGTNWRTVLISSMGLGGASKIAGSGCKGTTCVETPITDPANGSLGVGYSSYFALDITNPNSPSLLWEFGKPGLGFSTNGAALVKISARKADGVTPDLTKNGKWFAVLASGPTGPIDTALHRFKATSDQKLTIYVLNLADGTVAATIDTLTDGTQLTNAFAGTINNSVVDTDRWNRNAPGHYQDDALYMGYSQLSGTSWTGGVLRLMTGENPDPTTWKLSKVIDGIGPVTTNVTRLQDRVNHNLWLYFGSGRYYYSQDDNDATRLVAALKEPCYDATKDGLTPTCTTKKSLSNMTNQSTSFSTVTNDGWYINLAPVDTTHQFGAERMIADPTAIGNGVVYYTTFAPTTDPCSFGGKSYMYALQYNSGDVPKCSQIGDAIALVQLSTGAFQEIHLKDAIGCRDKNGTFVPPLTPQDPQVNPAGYTPPPGKSYSMVGKPPGDPSPIVTNANLKPVKRILHILEH
- a CDS encoding pilus assembly PilX N-terminal domain-containing protein, translated to MKILKNEKGVALVTSLMLTLISLGMVMALLQLVLMQTKISGAHKRYKNSLEAAHGGVQLIAKEIIPMLFSDTPDPKATLTSQFAAIELDTSSNECLKQKLTSPTGNWTACGAGSTSLDPKTGWDMTFKLPGTTGTGYQVYAKIVDSKPGNSDMSGVLNLDSGAGVTGSSPAVDPMHQPAIYRIETEGESTTNSKEKAELTVFYSY
- a CDS encoding prepilin-type N-terminal cleavage/methylation domain-containing protein, which translates into the protein MTAKATSQSISPGFTLIEMLMAMLVLTVGLLGLLQSLQLGYRQSVRDRMREDAVQIAEEQMHDLRRSKYEEITNKKEEVNKTLGGVKVRFVIDKVVEGIGPAGGSAKKLRVTVSWTVNGERFSHEIFTLRTRRSDE
- a CDS encoding type IV pilus modification PilV family protein, translated to MEPIARQATSKLNKDGFTLIEVMVSIVIVLVGLLGLVQAMGVATSYNLKNLLRDEAVLIGEEQMADLFRRPESAQITSDSKSVTSRIRGGGSTYNVTRRATKVLNTSSYQLTVNVGWTHKQVPYQYEVQAMRTYNADGN
- a CDS encoding pilus assembly FimT family protein, whose amino-acid sequence is MRSRGFSLIELLMIIGILSILYAIGTLSFNAYQKRYRAEAQTRFLFSEIQKARVDAICQRRGTRVKVYRDRFELYSTHLDDTSGVQPMQSYPLRFPVVWVPKNKYPYVIEFEPWGVLNADESSEGTICLEDCSGTGGVDSIKISSTRISIKKGDGDDCKSDITVN
- a CDS encoding pilus assembly FimT family protein, whose translation is MAEPSKRRRETGFSLVELIVIMGILTVLLSLATLEFKKYSVKSAIEGQTRVMMSDLTKIRSEALFEKRKRAVKFTSSTFSVYSSEVSTVSPVQTKSLSYPLALTNVPDPLVFTGRGVLEGVDDGAVVCVGPAGNEATIDAIVFNTTRVQIGKRNGTNCQTSDIETK
- a CDS encoding prepilin-type N-terminal cleavage/methylation domain-containing protein, whose product is MANSKGFTLVELIVAMGIFVVIMAMAGYGFERVIATTGQQSRSAQSNFEGVVGLEMLRYDIEHAGYGVAWTFQNYSSEIKFRNLGGTTDHELIADANAPLDGFDSTTLNATRAKNIQPFAAGTATKEVNHTAVTNAAGGPDYLVIRSTVSSLDDSARKWSYVNYSADSSSNLSYMKHWDNGDNLSSNDRIITVLSTFTTDGKEKKILLQDGADNFELNLTGTGAMPAGDAFKPASPADIVVAYGIRSAAASALRMPYNRTDYYVTRPDSGMPTNCNPGTGILYKDMVSHATGGFETPYPLMDCIGDMQVDFEYDPNDDGIVTHLPPALLTAKTAEEMRLHLKNIRIYILTHEGKMDKSYRYPGDSIHVGDPNKASSGRTLTSSEMSTLFSSNWRNYRWKIYTMVIRPKNLAQ
- a CDS encoding helix-turn-helix transcriptional regulator, with translation MIMNSVKKLREERLMSKAELARLAGVSPITIDRIERGEDCRMETKRKILLALGFSLSDKNKVFQD
- a CDS encoding pilus assembly PilX N-terminal domain-containing protein; protein product: MAILRSEGGAALITALMLTMLTLVIALTLLTIITAETRVSGSQKRYRSSLAAAQGGVELLTAEIVPRLFQSWSLDDLKDDYSSIELQLQATDCLKQKLEEPADRWNKCSTAQASTDPAQAPDVSFRLAGEAPAKGFVVTSKIIDTTPGNSDSSGNDLLDPGGSVTSNDQIVRPRHVPAMYNLSVQGVREEVGSREKARLSVLYAY
- a CDS encoding prepilin-type N-terminal cleavage/methylation domain-containing protein — its product is MSKRSNNAARGYTIVELMVVMLIFSVVMTLISVSFSRMVRGSAQLIKSAETDIGGLIGLEVMRRDIELGGLGLFWNIPSDAKGSTSYFSYTEAPDHLKFVYNCLDGCPQAKPSLFNDSTYDDDRYIPRAYRVGNNVAYNGSDYLVLKATALGTNKVSRAWGYLNYTTTVVIPPRDAESQPFQDKDRVIALKSGMAGGRGVRELVFKQPGEAGFSVSYVKPFPADFSPKDPGDNFLVYGVDKPEKDDTLPLRFPFNRADYYISRPDEMSPNCASGTGVLYKAVITHGNPDPPHLPRETVPILDCVADMQVVLPVDTNGDGEIDYHLDLEELDALKTRDQLKEIRVYILAQQGRRDDSYSYPVADSERAVIVGDRDLMENPDDAYGSIWSSSKMAATFGRNWRNYRWRLYTIVVQPKNL